In the genome of Rhodoferax sp. BAB1, one region contains:
- a CDS encoding indolepyruvate ferredoxin oxidoreductase subunit alpha: protein MEVSFSQEIKSLALGQGQTFHGEGILAITKGLLQSGVAYVGGYQGAPVSHLLDVMVQAKPYMDQLGVHVEACSNEASAAAMLGASIHYPLRGAVTWKSIVGTNVAADALSNLSSPGVTGGVLIVVGEDYGEGASVIQERTHAYALKSGMVLLDPRPDLGRMVDMVEHGFALSEASNMPAILELRIRACHVRGSFQAKDNRISRVSTRDLMEEPASFNYERLAHPPVTFRHEKLKSEQRVPAARQYIREHKLNELFAGKHSDLGIVVQGGLYNTLIRTLQQFGLADAFGQTDIPLLVLNVTYPLVPEELSEFCIGKRAVLMVEEGQPEYIEQELATMLRRADIQTPLHGKDMLALAGEYSAEVMAGGLEKFLRQYRSELLPTIVPAWLQGNRDRRAAIATEITKHSGQPLPARPPGMCIGCPERPVFSALKLAQEQVGQVHIAGDIGCHALATFEPFSFGHSILGYGMSLASRAGVSPMMNRRVLSVMGDGGFWHNGLLTGVQSALFNGDDAVLLIFKNGYTSATGTQDIISTPGNEAKDEAIDKRASVVHTNQTIETTLKGLGVQWLRTVTTYEVEHVRRTLIDAFTSDFNGLKVIIAEGECQLERQRRIKPWLASLLKKGKRVERVKYGVDEDVCNGDHACIRLSGCPTLTLKDNPDPLKVDPVATVIDGCVGCGLCGANAHAATLCPSFYRAEVVQNPSWYERLLASVRRGVVRVLQPA from the coding sequence GTGGAAGTTTCATTCAGCCAGGAGATCAAGTCCCTGGCGCTGGGCCAGGGCCAGACCTTTCATGGCGAGGGCATCCTGGCCATCACCAAGGGCCTGCTGCAGTCCGGCGTGGCCTATGTGGGTGGTTACCAGGGCGCGCCGGTTTCGCATCTGCTCGACGTCATGGTGCAGGCCAAGCCCTATATGGACCAGCTCGGCGTGCACGTCGAGGCCTGCTCCAACGAAGCCTCGGCCGCCGCCATGCTGGGCGCCTCCATCCACTACCCGCTGCGCGGCGCCGTGACCTGGAAGTCCATCGTCGGCACCAACGTGGCGGCCGATGCCCTGTCCAATCTCTCGTCCCCCGGCGTCACGGGTGGTGTGCTCATCGTCGTGGGCGAGGACTATGGCGAGGGCGCCAGCGTGATCCAGGAGCGCACCCACGCCTACGCGCTCAAGTCCGGCATGGTGCTGCTCGACCCGCGGCCCGACCTGGGCCGTATGGTCGACATGGTGGAGCATGGGTTCGCCCTGTCCGAGGCCTCCAATATGCCGGCAATCCTGGAGCTGCGCATCCGCGCCTGCCACGTGCGCGGCAGCTTCCAGGCCAAGGACAACCGCATCTCCAGGGTGTCCACGCGCGACCTGATGGAAGAACCCGCCAGCTTCAACTACGAGCGACTGGCGCATCCTCCCGTGACCTTCCGCCACGAGAAACTCAAGAGCGAACAACGCGTTCCGGCCGCGCGCCAGTACATCCGCGAGCACAAGCTGAACGAATTGTTCGCCGGCAAACACAGCGACCTGGGCATCGTGGTGCAGGGCGGCCTGTACAACACCCTGATCCGCACCCTGCAGCAGTTCGGCCTGGCCGATGCCTTTGGCCAGACCGACATCCCGCTGCTGGTGCTCAACGTCACCTACCCCCTGGTGCCCGAAGAACTGAGCGAGTTCTGCATCGGCAAACGCGCCGTGCTGATGGTCGAAGAAGGCCAGCCCGAGTACATCGAGCAGGAACTCGCCACGATGCTGCGCCGTGCCGACATCCAGACCCCGCTGCACGGCAAGGACATGCTGGCCCTGGCTGGCGAGTACTCGGCCGAGGTCATGGCCGGCGGCCTGGAGAAATTCCTGCGCCAGTACCGTTCCGAGCTGCTGCCGACCATCGTGCCCGCTTGGCTACAGGGCAACCGCGATCGCCGCGCCGCCATCGCCACCGAGATCACGAAACACAGCGGCCAGCCCCTGCCGGCCCGTCCGCCGGGCATGTGCATAGGCTGCCCGGAGCGCCCGGTGTTCTCGGCACTCAAACTCGCACAGGAGCAGGTGGGCCAGGTGCACATCGCGGGCGACATCGGCTGCCACGCCCTGGCCACCTTCGAGCCCTTCTCCTTCGGCCACTCCATCCTGGGTTACGGCATGAGCCTGGCCAGCCGCGCGGGTGTCTCACCCATGATGAACCGGCGCGTGCTCTCGGTCATGGGCGACGGCGGCTTCTGGCACAACGGCCTGCTGACCGGCGTGCAGAGCGCGCTCTTCAACGGCGACGACGCCGTGCTGCTGATCTTCAAGAACGGTTACACCTCGGCCACCGGCACGCAGGACATCATCTCCACCCCCGGCAACGAAGCCAAGGACGAGGCTATCGACAAGCGCGCCAGCGTGGTCCACACCAACCAGACCATCGAGACCACCCTCAAGGGCCTGGGCGTGCAGTGGCTGCGCACCGTCACCACCTACGAGGTGGAGCATGTACGCCGCACCCTGATCGACGCCTTCACCTCCGACTTCAACGGCCTCAAGGTCATCATCGCCGAGGGTGAATGCCAGCTGGAACGCCAGCGCCGTATCAAGCCCTGGCTGGCCAGTCTGCTGAAGAAGGGCAAGCGGGTGGAGCGGGTGAAATACGGTGTGGACGAGGACGTCTGCAACGGTGACCATGCCTGTATCCGGCTCTCGGGTTGCCCGACCTTGACGTTGAAGGACAACCCGGATCCTTTGAAGGTGGATCCTGTTGCTACCGTGATTGATGGGTGTGTGGGGTGTGGTCTGTGTGGGGCCAATGCGCATGCGGCGACTTTGTGTCCTTCCTTCTACCGGGCTGAGGTGGTGCAGAACCCTTCCTGGTATGAGCGCTTGCTTGCATCGGTTCGCCGTGGCGTTGTTCGCGTGCTGCAACCTGCTTGA
- a CDS encoding LysR family transcriptional regulator, which yields MHIKDLDLNLLRVFDAVYRARKVGRAAEMLDLTQPAVSQSLTRLRLLLNDPLFMRVGGGVQPTPRAARLAPAVRSALGLLEQALGEAAQFDPQRSHKTFRIHMSDIGEGRFLPDLMVALRERAPGVRIETLPVPAASMADALDSGQVDFAFGFLPTVKDTQRVQLLQDRYIVMLRAGHPFAAAARRRKGKTLLDSLHELEFVAGRTHSDTLRILQLLKLEDRIRLTAEHFMVLPAIVGATDLAVVMPRNIAQGFAASGGYTLIEPPFPLRDFTVSLHWSRRFETDPANRWLRETLVELFSVP from the coding sequence ATGCATATCAAGGACCTGGACCTCAACCTGCTGCGCGTGTTCGATGCGGTCTACCGCGCGCGCAAGGTCGGCCGGGCCGCCGAGATGCTGGACCTGACGCAGCCGGCGGTGAGCCAGAGCCTGACCCGCCTGCGCCTGCTGCTGAACGACCCGCTGTTCATGCGTGTGGGCGGCGGCGTGCAGCCCACGCCGCGCGCCGCGCGCCTGGCGCCGGCCGTACGCAGTGCCCTGGGCCTGCTGGAGCAGGCCCTGGGTGAGGCGGCGCAGTTCGACCCGCAACGCTCGCACAAGACCTTCCGTATCCACATGAGCGACATCGGCGAGGGCCGTTTCCTGCCCGACCTCATGGTGGCGCTGCGCGAGCGCGCGCCCGGCGTGCGCATCGAGACCCTGCCCGTGCCCGCCGCCAGCATGGCCGACGCGCTGGACAGCGGGCAGGTGGACTTCGCCTTCGGTTTCCTGCCCACCGTCAAGGACACGCAGCGTGTGCAGCTGCTGCAGGATCGCTACATCGTCATGCTGCGCGCCGGCCACCCCTTTGCCGCGGCCGCACGCCGGCGCAAGGGCAAGACGCTGCTGGATTCCCTGCATGAGCTGGAGTTCGTGGCCGGGCGCACCCATTCGGACACGCTGCGTATCCTGCAGCTGCTCAAGCTGGAAGACCGCATCCGCCTGACGGCCGAGCACTTCATGGTGCTGCCGGCCATCGTGGGCGCCACCGACCTGGCCGTGGTGATGCCGCGCAACATTGCCCAGGGTTTTGCGGCCAGTGGCGGCTACACCCTGATCGAGCCGCCTTTTCCCCTGCGCGACTTCACGGTGTCCCTGCACTGGAGCCGCCGTTTCGAGACCGACCCGGCCAACCGCTGGCTGCGCGAGACCCTGGTTGAGCTGTTTTCTGTCCCTTGA
- the dcd gene encoding dCTP deaminase: MSIKSDKWIRRMAEQHGMIEPFEPGQIRQDAAGNKIVSYGTSSYGYDIRCAPEFKVFTNIYSTVVDPKNFDEKSFVDIESDVCVIPPNSFALARTMEYFRIPRNVLTICLGKSTYARCGIIVNVTPFEPEWEGYVTLEFSNTTPLPAKIYAGEGCAQVLFFESDKDDVCETSYKDRGGKYQGQRGVTLPKT; this comes from the coding sequence ATGAGCATCAAGAGCGACAAATGGATCCGCCGCATGGCCGAGCAGCACGGCATGATCGAACCCTTCGAGCCGGGCCAGATCCGGCAGGACGCCGCCGGCAACAAGATCGTGAGCTACGGCACCAGCAGCTATGGCTACGACATCCGCTGCGCGCCCGAGTTCAAGGTCTTCACCAACATCTACAGCACGGTGGTGGACCCGAAGAACTTCGACGAAAAGAGCTTCGTGGACATCGAGAGCGACGTCTGCGTCATTCCGCCCAACAGCTTCGCGCTGGCACGCACCATGGAGTACTTCCGCATCCCGCGCAACGTGCTGACCATCTGCCTGGGCAAGAGCACCTACGCGCGCTGCGGCATCATCGTCAACGTCACCCCCTTCGAGCCCGAGTGGGAAGGTTATGTGACCCTGGAGTTCTCCAACACCACCCCGCTGCCGGCCAAGATCTACGCCGGCGAGGGCTGCGCCCAGGTGCTGTTCTTCGAGAGCGACAAGGACGATGTCTGCGAGACCAGCTACAAGGACCGCGGCGGCAAGTACCAGGGCCAGCGTGGCGTGACGCTGCCGAAAACGTGA
- a CDS encoding delta(1)-pyrroline-2-carboxylate reductase family protein, which translates to MPETLLCPTRTAERLPYPALAAEIAALLRDPAVQVPARLVQPLPGGGSLFVMPALDGRIAITKLISYTPANAGTGRPAIQGDVVVFDIATGERRLVLDGPTVTARRTAAVSLLAAQTLAPNPDGPLLIIGAGVQGKAHLEAFAAGLGVQEVRIASRSTASAEALATHARTLGLQAEVVTNPNAALADCPLVVTCTPASGVVLRAEPRPDAFIAAVGAFTPHMVELAPELCRHLAELGTVVVDTRDADHEAGDLLQARLDVTRFGTLQEVLREKKNRPPGPVLFKSCGWAGWDLAAARVSIL; encoded by the coding sequence ATGCCCGAGACCCTGCTTTGCCCGACCCGGACCGCCGAACGCCTGCCCTACCCGGCCCTGGCGGCCGAAATCGCGGCGCTGCTGCGCGACCCGGCCGTCCAGGTCCCCGCGCGGCTGGTCCAACCCCTGCCCGGAGGCGGCAGTCTCTTCGTGATGCCGGCGCTGGACGGGCGCATTGCCATCACCAAGCTGATCAGCTACACCCCGGCCAACGCCGGCACCGGCCGCCCCGCCATCCAGGGCGACGTGGTGGTGTTCGACATCGCCACCGGCGAACGCCGCCTGGTGCTGGACGGCCCCACGGTCACGGCCCGGCGCACGGCCGCGGTCTCCCTGCTGGCAGCGCAGACCCTGGCACCGAATCCGGACGGGCCGCTGCTCATCATCGGCGCCGGCGTGCAAGGGAAGGCCCATCTGGAAGCTTTTGCCGCCGGACTGGGTGTGCAAGAGGTGCGGATCGCCTCGCGCAGCACCGCCAGCGCCGAAGCCCTGGCCACCCATGCCCGCACGCTGGGGCTGCAGGCCGAAGTGGTCACCAACCCCAACGCCGCCCTGGCTGATTGCCCCCTGGTCGTGACCTGCACCCCGGCCAGCGGTGTGGTGCTGAGGGCCGAGCCGCGACCCGACGCCTTCATCGCCGCCGTTGGCGCCTTCACGCCGCACATGGTGGAACTGGCACCCGAACTGTGCCGCCACCTGGCGGAGCTCGGAACGGTGGTGGTGGACACCCGCGATGCCGACCACGAGGCCGGCGACCTGCTGCAGGCCCGGCTGGACGTGACACGCTTTGGCACGCTGCAGGAGGTGCTGCGGGAAAAGAAAAACCGGCCGCCCGGGCCGGTGTTGTTCAAGAGCTGCGGCTGGGCCGGCTGGGATCTGGCGGCGGCCAGAGTCTCCATTCTCTAG
- a CDS encoding DEAD/DEAH box helicase: MTPDSPEAVPQRYADLTLAEPLRRAVADMGYEFMTPIQAQAIPVVLEGRDVMGAAQTGTGKTAAFSLPLLQRLLKHENSSTSPARHPVRALVLLPTRELADQVAQQVKMYAKYTNLRSTVVFGGMDMKPQTLELKKGVEVLVATPGRLLDHIEAKNAVLNQVEYVVLDEADRMLDIGFLPDLQRILSYLPKQRTTLLFSATFSPEIKRLAGSYLQDPVTIEVARSNATASTVEQHFYSVGDDDKRHALHQILRQRGMKQAFVFVNSKLGCARLARSLEREGLKTTALHGDKSQDERLKALESFKKGEVDLLVCTDVAARGLDIKDVPAVFNFDVPFNAEDYVHRIGRTGRAGASGLAVSFVSPKDTRLVADIEKLIKTKIELEPVEYDEDKPDIRRQGRFNEGRRLYEQTEERIEPRGERRSAPRESRRPSAPPQDPFFNQPYQSTEAAAEPAPWEAVAKPAGRVVSANIRPKRKVAALFNKTEETSS, encoded by the coding sequence ATGACTCCTGATTCCCCCGAAGCCGTACCCCAACGTTATGCCGATCTGACCCTGGCCGAGCCCCTGCGGCGTGCCGTGGCCGACATGGGCTATGAGTTCATGACCCCGATCCAGGCCCAGGCCATCCCCGTGGTGCTGGAAGGTCGTGACGTGATGGGCGCCGCCCAGACCGGCACTGGCAAGACCGCCGCCTTCTCCCTGCCCCTGCTGCAGCGCCTGCTGAAACACGAAAACAGCTCCACCTCACCGGCCCGCCATCCCGTGCGTGCCCTGGTGCTGCTGCCCACACGCGAACTGGCCGACCAGGTGGCCCAGCAGGTCAAGATGTACGCCAAGTACACCAATCTGCGCAGCACCGTGGTCTTCGGCGGCATGGACATGAAACCCCAGACCCTGGAGCTCAAAAAGGGTGTGGAAGTGCTGGTGGCCACGCCCGGCCGCCTGCTGGACCACATCGAGGCCAAGAACGCCGTGCTCAACCAAGTCGAGTACGTGGTGCTGGACGAGGCCGACCGCATGCTGGACATCGGTTTCCTGCCGGACCTGCAGCGCATCCTGTCCTACCTGCCCAAACAGCGCACCACCTTGCTGTTCTCGGCCACCTTCTCGCCCGAGATCAAGCGCCTGGCCGGCAGCTACCTGCAGGACCCGGTGACCATCGAGGTGGCGCGTTCCAACGCCACGGCCTCCACCGTGGAGCAGCATTTCTACAGCGTGGGTGACGACGACAAGCGCCACGCCCTGCACCAGATCCTGCGCCAGCGCGGCATGAAGCAGGCCTTCGTCTTCGTGAACAGCAAGCTGGGCTGTGCCCGCCTGGCGCGTTCGCTGGAGCGCGAGGGCCTCAAGACCACGGCGCTGCACGGTGACAAGAGCCAGGACGAGCGCCTGAAGGCGCTGGAGTCCTTCAAGAAGGGCGAGGTTGATCTGCTGGTGTGTACCGATGTGGCCGCGCGCGGCCTGGACATCAAGGACGTGCCGGCGGTGTTCAACTTCGACGTGCCCTTCAACGCCGAGGACTACGTGCACCGCATCGGCCGCACCGGCCGTGCCGGCGCCTCGGGCCTGGCGGTGAGTTTTGTCTCGCCCAAGGACACCCGCCTGGTGGCCGACATCGAGAAGCTGATCAAGACCAAGATCGAGCTGGAGCCCGTCGAGTACGACGAGGACAAACCCGATATCCGTCGCCAGGGCCGTTTCAACGAAGGCCGGCGCCTGTACGAGCAGACCGAAGAGCGTATCGAGCCGCGCGGTGAGCGCCGCTCCGCCCCGCGCGAGAGCCGTCGCCCGTCGGCCCCTCCGCAGGACCCCTTCTTCAACCAGCCCTACCAAAGCACGGAGGCTGCGGCCGAACCGGCGCCGTGGGAAGCGGTGGCCAAGCCGGCCGGCCGTGTGGTGTCGGCCAATATCCGGCCCAAGCGCAAGGTGGCGGCGCTGTTCAACAAGACCGAAGAAACCTCCAGCTGA
- a CDS encoding symmetrical bis(5'-nucleosyl)-tetraphosphatase — MAHYLIGDVQGCDAALQRLLEEIAFSPSRDTLWLLGDLVNRGPDSAGVLRRLMGYGQAARCLLGNHDLHLLAIAHGVRPPHRSDTIADVLQAPDRPALLDWLRRQHLALRETFEGEEILMVHAGVLPDWSATKTIALAHELENVLRGPDLPDFLRRMYGNEPVRWDDSLQGDARLRVIVNALTRLRFCSAEGEMEFASKEGAGAAPAGYQPWFEVPGRRTADITVAFGHWSTLGWLDRPDVLALDTGCVWGGCLSALRLGPARAHELIQVKCEAAQTPGGRGN, encoded by the coding sequence ATGGCCCATTACCTGATCGGCGACGTGCAAGGCTGCGACGCCGCCCTGCAGCGCCTGCTGGAGGAGATCGCCTTCTCGCCCAGCCGCGACACGCTCTGGCTGCTGGGTGACCTGGTCAACCGCGGGCCGGATTCGGCCGGCGTGCTGCGCCGCCTCATGGGCTACGGCCAGGCCGCGCGCTGCCTGCTGGGCAACCACGACCTGCACCTGCTGGCCATCGCCCACGGTGTGCGGCCGCCGCACCGCAGCGACACCATCGCCGACGTGCTGCAGGCCCCCGACCGCCCCGCCCTGCTGGACTGGCTGCGTCGCCAGCACCTGGCGCTGCGGGAGACCTTCGAGGGCGAGGAGATCCTGATGGTGCACGCAGGTGTGCTGCCCGACTGGAGTGCTACAAAAACAATAGCTTTAGCACATGAACTGGAAAACGTCTTGCGCGGCCCCGACCTGCCGGATTTCCTGCGTCGCATGTACGGCAACGAGCCGGTCCGCTGGGACGACAGCCTGCAGGGCGACGCGCGGCTGCGCGTGATCGTCAATGCGCTGACACGGCTGCGCTTCTGCAGCGCCGAGGGGGAGATGGAGTTCGCCAGCAAGGAGGGCGCCGGCGCGGCGCCGGCGGGTTACCAACCCTGGTTCGAGGTGCCCGGGCGCCGTACCGCCGATATCACCGTGGCCTTCGGCCACTGGTCCACACTGGGCTGGCTGGATCGGCCCGATGTGCTGGCGCTGGACACGGGCTGTGTCTGGGGCGGTTGTCTCAGTGCGCTGCGCCTGGGACCAGCCCGCGCGCACGAACTGATCCAGGTGAAATGCGAAGCCGCCCAGACACCGGGCGGCCGCGGGAACTGA
- a CDS encoding CHASE2 domain-containing serine/threonine-protein kinase — MKHASFWRKDWLVGLLVSLLFLLAAGSDLMQSLERKAYDLGVMASTRVPSDKITIIAIDDQSIANLGRWPWPREIHARLIDLLAEGQAKVVGHTVLFTEPQVEAGLAYVGQVSSWLDASSIRSSGNPAHRADLARLEALLEDAARKLDNDRKLGESLGRSGRVQLAMYFEPGEPQGKPDKPLPDYVLRHRLTQVQASPAGAQPDPSQGVLLPIPVLGSQASGLGHLNVSRDVDGAVRSEPLLMGHYGDYYPSLSLMLAARSLNLKAEDIRVQLGSGVQLGQRFISTDPTLRMQTFFYKDAGGRPAFPVDSFYDVLSGKIPATKYRDKIVLIGASAAGVGTLQVTPIAASMPSVVTLAHTVSSILNGDYFLTPTWGTLAQLGIFLAVALYLILLLPRLRAATGALVTGAIFVALLLAHFGLMTMYATWLPLMLPVVLLLVGHLLLTSKHFLLAEAGKQKSDAESAESNRMLGLAFQGQGQLDMAFEKFSKVPMDDGLMELLYNLALDFERKRQFNKAEAVFRRMAGYNRKFRDLETRLAQSKAMAETVILGGATRGNDSTLVLDRPGVAKPMLGRYEVEKELGKGAMGVVYLGRDPKIGRLVAIKTLALAQEFDADVLQEVKQRFFSEAESAGRLSHPNIVTMFDAGEEHDLAYIAMEYLKGRDLVAYIKPGALLPLPVVMGIVARVADALDYAHRQNVVHRDIKPGNIMYDPGTDTVKVADFGIARITDSSKTRTGMVMGTPSYMSPEQLAGHKVSGASDLFSLGVMLYQLACGRLPFDGDSMAQLMYRIANEAPTDILSVRADLPPCLVAILAKALAKPPGDRYASGAELAEALRQCAATLPKPAWEATVPATPGAGPAWSDTVPGGPDLEDR; from the coding sequence ATGAAACACGCGTCGTTTTGGCGTAAGGACTGGCTGGTCGGCCTGCTGGTCTCCCTGCTGTTCTTGCTGGCTGCCGGCAGTGACCTGATGCAGAGCCTGGAGCGCAAGGCCTATGACCTCGGTGTCATGGCCAGCACGCGGGTGCCCAGCGACAAGATAACCATCATCGCCATCGACGACCAGAGCATTGCCAACCTGGGGCGCTGGCCCTGGCCGCGCGAGATCCACGCGCGTCTGATCGACCTGCTGGCCGAAGGGCAGGCCAAGGTGGTGGGCCATACGGTGCTGTTCACCGAGCCCCAGGTCGAGGCCGGCCTGGCTTATGTCGGCCAGGTCAGCAGCTGGCTCGATGCTTCGTCGATCCGCAGCTCCGGCAACCCGGCGCACCGCGCCGACCTGGCGCGCCTGGAGGCGCTGCTGGAAGACGCTGCGCGCAAGCTCGACAACGACCGCAAGCTCGGCGAGAGCCTGGGCCGCAGCGGCCGTGTGCAGCTGGCCATGTACTTCGAGCCCGGCGAGCCCCAGGGCAAACCGGACAAACCCCTGCCTGACTATGTGCTGCGCCACCGGCTGACCCAGGTGCAGGCCAGTCCCGCCGGTGCGCAGCCCGATCCCTCGCAGGGCGTGCTGCTGCCCATCCCCGTGCTGGGCAGCCAGGCTTCGGGCCTGGGTCACCTGAACGTTTCGCGTGACGTCGACGGCGCCGTGCGCAGCGAGCCGCTGCTCATGGGCCACTACGGCGACTACTACCCCTCCTTGTCGCTGATGCTGGCGGCGCGCAGCCTGAACCTCAAGGCCGAAGATATCCGGGTGCAGCTGGGTAGCGGTGTGCAGCTGGGCCAGCGTTTCATCAGCACCGATCCGACCCTGCGCATGCAGACCTTCTTCTACAAGGACGCCGGCGGCCGGCCTGCCTTTCCCGTGGATTCCTTCTACGACGTGCTCAGCGGCAAGATCCCGGCCACCAAGTACCGCGACAAGATCGTGCTCATCGGCGCCTCGGCCGCCGGCGTGGGCACACTGCAGGTCACGCCCATCGCAGCCAGCATGCCTTCGGTGGTGACGCTGGCGCACACGGTCTCCAGCATCCTCAACGGCGACTATTTCCTCACGCCGACCTGGGGCACGCTGGCGCAGCTGGGCATCTTCCTGGCCGTGGCGCTCTACCTCATCCTGCTGCTGCCGCGTCTGCGCGCTGCCACTGGCGCCCTAGTGACGGGGGCCATCTTTGTCGCCCTGCTGCTTGCGCACTTCGGCCTGATGACGATGTACGCCACCTGGCTGCCGCTGATGCTGCCGGTCGTGCTGCTGCTGGTGGGCCACCTGCTGCTGACCTCCAAGCACTTCCTGCTGGCCGAAGCGGGCAAGCAGAAGTCCGACGCCGAATCGGCCGAGAGCAACCGCATGCTGGGCCTGGCCTTCCAGGGGCAGGGCCAGCTGGACATGGCCTTCGAGAAGTTCAGCAAGGTGCCGATGGACGACGGCCTGATGGAGCTGCTCTACAACCTGGCGCTGGACTTCGAGCGCAAGCGCCAGTTCAACAAGGCCGAGGCCGTGTTCCGGCGCATGGCCGGCTACAACCGCAAGTTCCGCGACCTGGAAACGCGGCTGGCCCAGTCCAAGGCCATGGCCGAGACCGTGATCCTGGGCGGCGCCACGCGTGGCAACGACAGCACCCTGGTGCTGGACCGCCCGGGCGTGGCCAAGCCCATGCTGGGTCGCTACGAGGTGGAGAAGGAGCTGGGCAAGGGCGCCATGGGCGTGGTCTACCTGGGCCGGGATCCGAAGATCGGGCGCCTGGTGGCCATCAAGACCCTGGCCCTGGCGCAGGAGTTCGACGCGGACGTGCTGCAGGAGGTCAAGCAGCGTTTCTTCAGCGAGGCGGAATCGGCCGGGCGACTCAGCCACCCCAACATCGTCACCATGTTCGATGCGGGCGAGGAACACGACTTGGCCTACATCGCCATGGAGTACCTCAAGGGCCGTGATCTGGTGGCCTACATCAAGCCCGGGGCCCTGCTGCCGCTGCCGGTGGTGATGGGCATCGTCGCGCGTGTGGCCGATGCGCTGGATTACGCGCACCGGCAGAACGTGGTGCACCGCGACATCAAACCCGGCAACATCATGTACGACCCCGGGACCGACACGGTCAAGGTGGCCGACTTCGGCATCGCGCGTATCACCGATTCCAGCAAGACCCGCACCGGCATGGTCATGGGCACACCCTCCTATATGTCACCCGAGCAGCTGGCCGGGCACAAGGTGAGTGGTGCCTCCGATCTTTTCTCGCTGGGGGTCATGCTCTACCAGCTGGCTTGCGGACGCCTGCCTTTCGACGGCGACTCCATGGCCCAGCTGATGTACCGCATCGCCAACGAGGCACCAACCGACATCCTGAGCGTGCGGGCTGACCTGCCGCCCTGCCTGGTGGCCATCCTGGCCAAGGCCCTGGCCAAGCCGCCGGGGGACCGTTACGCCAGTGGCGCCGAGCTGGCCGAGGCCCTGCGCCAGTGCGCGGCGACGCTGCCCAAGCCGGCCTGGGAGGCGACGGTGCCGGCGACCCCGGGCGCAGGACCGGCCTGGTCGGACACGGTGCCGGGCGGGCCCGATCTGGAGGACAGGTAA
- a CDS encoding hemolysin family protein, whose protein sequence is MDFLLIALLIVLNGLFAMSELALAASRKARLLAMAEAGDGGAQVALELLDKPNQFLSTVQVGITSIGVLNGIVGEAAFSDDLAQLLQGLGVSAKASAIWATALVVTLITFLTIIFGELVPKRIGQLYPETVARWMSRPMHWLAIGAKPFVKLLAACTQGVLRLLRIPTDVTRSMTEEEIRHNLEEGVDAGVIEQQEHQMVQNVFRLDDRPLTSLMVPRADIDWLDAGQSVAQCLLHVGQAGQAGAHSWYPVCRGSLEDVVGVISVGKLLSLGSASEGTIEAHAQSALFVPETLSGMELLEQFRARSGRMVFVVDEYGVVQGLLTPGDLLEAITGELQPVAQVDAWATRRDDGSWLLDGMIPVDELKSRLDIRDLPDEERGRYNTVAGLLLSVSGHLPKVGERIQCAGWEFEVVDLDGRRIDKVLARTLPPALGL, encoded by the coding sequence ATGGATTTCCTGCTGATTGCCCTGCTGATCGTCCTCAACGGCCTGTTCGCCATGTCGGAGCTGGCGCTGGCCGCCAGCCGCAAGGCGCGCCTGCTGGCCATGGCCGAGGCCGGAGATGGCGGCGCGCAAGTGGCGCTGGAGCTGCTGGACAAGCCCAACCAGTTCCTCTCCACCGTGCAGGTGGGCATCACCTCCATCGGTGTGCTCAACGGTATCGTTGGTGAGGCGGCCTTCAGCGACGACCTGGCGCAACTGCTTCAGGGCCTGGGTGTGTCCGCGAAAGCGTCGGCGATCTGGGCTACGGCGCTGGTCGTGACCCTCATCACCTTCCTGACCATCATCTTCGGCGAACTGGTGCCCAAGCGCATCGGCCAGCTCTACCCCGAGACGGTGGCGCGCTGGATGTCGCGCCCCATGCACTGGCTGGCCATCGGTGCCAAGCCTTTCGTCAAGCTGCTGGCGGCCTGCACCCAGGGTGTGCTCAGGCTGCTGCGCATCCCCACCGACGTGACACGCAGCATGACCGAGGAGGAAATCCGCCACAACCTGGAGGAGGGGGTGGACGCCGGCGTGATCGAGCAGCAGGAGCACCAGATGGTGCAGAACGTGTTCCGCCTGGACGACCGGCCGCTGACCTCGCTGATGGTGCCGCGCGCTGACATCGACTGGCTGGACGCCGGACAAAGCGTGGCGCAATGCCTCTTGCATGTGGGCCAGGCCGGCCAGGCCGGTGCGCATTCCTGGTACCCGGTGTGCCGCGGTTCGCTGGAGGACGTGGTGGGCGTGATCAGCGTGGGCAAGCTGCTGTCCCTGGGCTCGGCGAGCGAGGGCACGATCGAGGCGCATGCGCAGTCGGCACTTTTTGTGCCCGAGACGCTGTCGGGCATGGAGCTGCTGGAGCAGTTCCGCGCGCGCTCGGGCCGCATGGTCTTCGTGGTCGACGAGTACGGCGTGGTGCAGGGCCTGCTGACGCCGGGTGACCTGCTGGAGGCCATCACCGGGGAGTTGCAGCCGGTGGCGCAGGTCGACGCCTGGGCCACCCGGCGTGACGACGGCTCCTGGCTGCTCGACGGCATGATCCCGGTGGACGAGCTCAAGAGCCGCCTGGACATCCGCGACTTGCCTGACGAGGAGCGCGGGCGCTACAACACCGTGGCCGGTCTGCTGCTGTCGGTTAGCGGTCACCTGCCCAAGGTCGGGGAGCGCATCCAGTGCGCCGGCTGGGAGTTCGAGGTGGTGGACCTGGACGGCCGGCGCATCGACAAGGTGCTGGCCCGCACCCTGCCACCGGCGCTGGGCCTGTGA